The genome window TGATGTATCCGGCCGGCCGCGCTGCCTATCTGGAGCGCGCAGGTGACGCCGGCGACGAGCTGATCGCCGTCTACGAAAAGGAATATGAGGCCGCCACGGCCGAATGAATTCCGACCCGGTGCCGTCAAACGGCATCGGGTTTTCTATTGCCGGGCCTTTGTCGGGCCCGGCGTCAGGTCCCTTTTGCAAGGACAGTCCCTTGAAGATCTTGACCGCCATAAGAACGGCAGAGCGTGTCGCTGCTGTCTCCATCTTTCTGTCGATGGTTGTGCTTTACTTCTCCAACGTGCTTGCACGGCAGGTCGGAGGCACCTTCGCGTCAGACTTCGCCTGGGTGGAAGAAGCGGTTCGGCTGATGAGCCTCTTCCTGGTCTTTTTCACGGTTGGTCTCGCGCTGGAAAAAGGGCGCCATGCCGGCGTCCACACCTGGCGCGACCGTATCGCCCGGGCCACCGGCCTGCCCTTGCGCAAGGTGATCGACGCGGTCGGCTTCGTCTTCTGCGTCTATCTCGTCTATCTCAGCTACCAGATGACCGCCTTCGTCTACGGGATGGGACAGAAAAGCCCGACCCTGAACGTCCCCGTCTTCTGGATGTATCTCGCGCCGACCACCGGCTTCGCCCTCATGGCGCTGCGCTACGCTCTCAGCTTTTTCGACCGCATCGATCGTTTCGCCGGACAGGCGTCGGAGGAACTATGATCCTTATCGCACTCGTCATCTTCGTCGCGGTCCTGTTGCTCGTTCTCGGGTTCGAGATGTTTCTGGTGCTGGGCGTCCCGGCATTGATGATCAAGGAATTCTTCTACGGCAGCCTTCCCGACCCCGTCCTCGCCCAGAAAATCCTCGGCGGCATCAACCACACCACCCTGCTGGCGATCCCCTTCTTCATCCTGGCGGCGGAGCTGATGGGCGCGGGCCAGATCGCAAGCCGGCTGACCGGGCTGGTCAAGACGCTGATCGGCCATCTGCGCGGCGGCATGGGCTACACCACCATCGGCGGCTCCATGGCCTTCGGGTCTGTGTCCGGCTCCGCGCCGGCGACCGTCGCCGCCATGGCGCGCATGGTCTATCCGGAGTTGCGCAAGGCCGGCTTCAGCGACCGGTTCTCGCTCGGCCTCATCGTCTCGAGCGCGGAAACGGCCTTGCTGATTCCCCCCTCCATCACTTTCATCATCTATGGCTGGATGACCGGCACGTCTGTCGCCAAGCTGTTCGTCGGCGGCCTTGCTGTCGGTCTTGTACTGGGCATCGCCTTTTCCGTGATGGCGGCCATCGAGGCCCGTCGCAGCGGCGTCGAGCGCGCCCCGCGCACCAGCTGGCGCGAGCGCCTCGTCGCGATCCGACAGTCCGGCTGGGCGCTCGGCATGCCGTTCATCATCCTGGGCGGCATCTACAGCGGCTATTTCACGCCCACCGAAGCCGCCGCCGTCAGCGTCATCTACGCCATCCTCGTCGAGGGACTGGTCTTTCGCGAACTGACATGGCGCAAGCTGTTCGATGTGACGGAACGGGCCGCGATCTCGACCGCGATCATCTTCATCCTGCTGGCGATGGGCAGCCTGCTGTCCTATTTCATCACCTTGGCGCAGGTGCCCACGGCCATCACAGACTTCCTGGAGGCGATCAACGCCGGACCGGTGATGTTCCTCCTGATCGTCAACGTCTGCTTCCTGATCGCCGGGATGTTCATCGATCCGAACTCGGCGCTGCTGATCCTGGTCCCGCCCCTCTTCCCGGTGGCCATGGCGCTTGGCATCGACCCCGTCCACTTCGGCATGGTGGTCACGCTGAACATCTCCATCGGCATGATCACGCCCCCGTTCGGCCTCGATATCTTCGTGGCCTCCTCGACTTTGTCGAAGCCGGTCGTGACCATCATTTCGGGACTGTGGCCCTTCATCATCGCCAATCTGATCGTTCTGGCGATCATCACCTATGTGCCGGACATTTCCACGTTCCTGCCCCGGCTCGTGTTCGGATGAGTGCTATGCTGAAAACACCCCACGCCACCGCCGGCCGGGACGCGCCAAGCGCGTTCGACCTCGACCTCCGGGTCAAGAGCAACACCGCGGTCAACGGCGAATACCGGATGATGGTGCTCGATGCGCCGACACATCTGCTGAACCGCTGCCAGGCCGGCCAGTTCTTCAACATCCTGTGCCCGCAGGCCGGTGGCGAGAGCCCCTATCTGCGCCGGCCGATGAGCATCTACGGTTTCTATCCGGAGAAGAACGAGCTGCATTTCCTCTACAAGGTCGGCGGCGCGGGAACCCGCGCGCTGGCAACCCTTGGAGACGACGACAGGCTGACCGTCTTCGGCCCGCTCGGCACACCCTTCACCATCGATGAGGACTGGATGGATCTCGTTCTCGTTGCCCGCGGCGTGGGTCTTGCCACGCTTGCGCCTCTGGCGCTGGAAGCCAAACGTCTCGGCCGCCGGCTGACGGCGATCTGCAGCGCGCGCCATCCCGACTACCTGATGTCCATCGATCTGTTCGAGGGACTGGGTGCCAAGGTCATCGCCCTGACCGACGCGGACGGCTCGTCAACGCCGGAAAACCTCGAGATCGTTCTGGAAAAGCTGATCGCCGAGGGCCGCGCGGATGCCTTCTACACCTGCGGGTCGAACCGCATCCTGCGCCTCTTGCAAAAGCTCGGCGAGATCCACGGCATTCCCGGCCAGGTCGCACTGGAGCAGCAGATGGCCTGCGGTATCGGCATGTGCCAGTGCTGCGTTCGCAAGTTCAACCGTGACGACAAGGTCGTCAATCTGAGGGTCTGCCGGGAAGGCCCCGTCTTCGATATGGCAGAGGCCATTGCATGGTAGATCTCACAGTCGATATTGCCGGGCTGAAGCTCAAGAACCCGATCATGCCGGCCTCCGGGACCTTCTCGGAAGAGCTGGCGGAGGTCTTCGACCTAGAACTGCTCGGTGCGCATGTCACCAAGACGATCACGCGGGACTGGCGGGACGGCAATCCGACACCGCGCGTGTGCGAGGTCAACGGCTCGATGCTGAATTCCATCGGCATTCCGAGCAAGGGCGTATCTGCATTCCTGGAAAAGGTCGTGCCCTTCTTCAAGCGCTATGAAACGCCGCTTGTCGTCAGCATCTCGGGCAACACGGCCGACGAGTTCGCGACCCTGTGCGAGGAGGTCAGCGTTGCCGGTGTCGACGCCATCGAGGTCAACATCTCCTGCCCGAACATCGAGGAAGACGGCAAGGCCTTCGCCATCCGCCCCTCCTCGACCTTCGAGATCATGCAGCGCCTGCGCGCGGCAAGCCCGCTGCCGCTGTGGGCGAAGCTCACGCCGAACACCGGCGAGGTCGCAGAAGTGGCGCGGGCCGCCGAAGACGGCGGCGCGGACGCGCTCGTCGTCTCCAACACCATCCTTTCGATGGCCATCGACATCCACTCCCGCCAGCCCAGGCTCGGCAATCTGATGGGCGGCCTGTCGGGCCCGGCGCTGAAACCGATCGCGCTGCGTATGGCCTATCAATGCGCGCGTGCCGCCAACATTCCGGTGATCGGCTGCGGCGGCATCTCCACCGCCGAGGACGTGATCGAATATCTGATCGCGGGCGCCACCGCCGTTCAGGTCGGCACGGCGACCTTCATCCATCCGACCGCAATGCTCACCATCCTTGGCGATCTCGAAGCCTGGCTTGCCGCGCAAGACATCGCCTCCGTGTCCGAGTTGATCGGCTCGGTGATCGACGGTGAACAGGATATCCGCACCTCAGCTATCGCGGTGGCACAATGACCCTTGCAAACAAGACCCCGGCCGCAGCCTCGCAAGAGGACGACGACGCGCTCGCCACGCGTCTCTTTCGCGAGATCGCGGAGATGACCCCGGACGTTCAGGGCGTCAGCCGCCCGGCGTTTTCCAACGTCGAGACCAAGACGCTCTCTTATCTGGAGGACTTCGCCCGCTCGCAAGGGCTCGAGGTCTGGTACGACGACGGCTGCAACGCCAATTTCTGCCTGCCGCAGGACCGCGATGCGGAAAGCTTCATCGTCATCGGCTCGCATGTCGACAGCGTGCCCTTCGGCGGCAACTACGACGGTCTCGCCGGCGTGATCGCGGGGCTGATGTGCCTGGTGCGGGCGCGCCGCGGCGAAAAAACCTTCCGCCGGCCCGTCCATGTTCTCGCCATGCGCGGCGAGGAAAGCGCCTGGTTCGGCCCCTGCTACATCGGCTCGAAAGTGCTGACCGGACAGCTGACGGAAACCGAGGCCAACGCGCGCCACAAGGGCGACGGGCGCACGCTCGCCGAGCACATGGCCGAGATCGGCCTTCCGACAGACCGTATCGCCAACCGCGAACCGCTGATCGACTGCAGCCGGGTCGAGGCCTATCTGGAACTCCATATCGAGCAGGGCCCGCTGCTGATCGGCAAGAACATTCCCGCCGCCGTGGTTTCCGGAATACGCGGCAACTTCCGCCACCGCGCGATCAACTGCATCGGCGAGGCGGGGCACTCGGGCGCCGTGCCCAAGGCCTATCGCCGCGATCCGGTGCTGGCCTTCGCCGACCTCATGGTGCGGCTCGACGAAAGCTGGACGACGATCCTGAACAAGGGCGCCGACCTTGTGCTCACCAGCGGCATGGTGTCCACCGACCGGGAAACCAACGCGCTGTCGCGCATTCCCGACCGCCTCACCTTCAGCCTCGACATCCGCAGCCAGAGCCCCGAGACGCTGGACGAGATGCGCAGTCTCATCGCCACCGAGATGAAGCAGATCGAAAAAGACCGGAAGGTCCGCTTCGAGCTCGACGAGGGCATGTATTCCGCCCCCGCGATCTGCGATCCTGAGGTCGTTGACGGGTTGCGAAGCGCCATGGATCGCGCCGGCCTGGAGCCCTTCGTGATGCCCAGTGGCGGCGGGCACGATGCGGCGGTGTTTTCCGCCGCCGGCGTTCCGGCAGGAATGGTCTTCGTGCGCAACCGCAACGGCTCGCATAATCCGGATGAAGCGATGGACGTTTCGGACTTCCTGCGGGCATGCGATATCTTCTCCGCCTATCTCGAGGAGCAAGCATGACCACACTTACGATTCGCCGGCCCGACGACTGGCACCTGCATCTGCGCGACGGCGACGTGCTGGAAGGTGTCCTCCCCCACACCTCCCGCGATTTCGCCCGGGCGATCATCATGCCCAATCTCGTGCCGCCGGTGGTCACCACTGCCCAGGCGGCATCCTATCGCGACCGCATTCTCAAGGTGCTGCCCAAGGGCGACGACTTCACGCCGCTGATGACGCTTTATCTGACCGAGACCACCGATCCGTCGGATGTGGAGGCAGGCTATCGCGACGGGCTGATCTCGGCGGTGAAACTCTACCCCGCCGGCGCGACGACGAATTCCGAAAGCGGCGTGCGCGATCTCGCCAAGGTCTACCCGGTGCTGGAG of Stappia sp. ES.058 contains these proteins:
- a CDS encoding dihydroorotate dehydrogenase; the encoded protein is MVDLTVDIAGLKLKNPIMPASGTFSEELAEVFDLELLGAHVTKTITRDWRDGNPTPRVCEVNGSMLNSIGIPSKGVSAFLEKVVPFFKRYETPLVVSISGNTADEFATLCEEVSVAGVDAIEVNISCPNIEEDGKAFAIRPSSTFEIMQRLRAASPLPLWAKLTPNTGEVAEVARAAEDGGADALVVSNTILSMAIDIHSRQPRLGNLMGGLSGPALKPIALRMAYQCARAANIPVIGCGGISTAEDVIEYLIAGATAVQVGTATFIHPTAMLTILGDLEAWLAAQDIASVSELIGSVIDGEQDIRTSAIAVAQ
- a CDS encoding TRAP transporter small permease, producing MKILTAIRTAERVAAVSIFLSMVVLYFSNVLARQVGGTFASDFAWVEEAVRLMSLFLVFFTVGLALEKGRHAGVHTWRDRIARATGLPLRKVIDAVGFVFCVYLVYLSYQMTAFVYGMGQKSPTLNVPVFWMYLAPTTGFALMALRYALSFFDRIDRFAGQASEEL
- a CDS encoding TRAP transporter large permease, which codes for MILIALVIFVAVLLLVLGFEMFLVLGVPALMIKEFFYGSLPDPVLAQKILGGINHTTLLAIPFFILAAELMGAGQIASRLTGLVKTLIGHLRGGMGYTTIGGSMAFGSVSGSAPATVAAMARMVYPELRKAGFSDRFSLGLIVSSAETALLIPPSITFIIYGWMTGTSVAKLFVGGLAVGLVLGIAFSVMAAIEARRSGVERAPRTSWRERLVAIRQSGWALGMPFIILGGIYSGYFTPTEAAAVSVIYAILVEGLVFRELTWRKLFDVTERAAISTAIIFILLAMGSLLSYFITLAQVPTAITDFLEAINAGPVMFLLIVNVCFLIAGMFIDPNSALLILVPPLFPVAMALGIDPVHFGMVVTLNISIGMITPPFGLDIFVASSTLSKPVVTIISGLWPFIIANLIVLAIITYVPDISTFLPRLVFG
- a CDS encoding Zn-dependent hydrolase translates to MTLANKTPAAASQEDDDALATRLFREIAEMTPDVQGVSRPAFSNVETKTLSYLEDFARSQGLEVWYDDGCNANFCLPQDRDAESFIVIGSHVDSVPFGGNYDGLAGVIAGLMCLVRARRGEKTFRRPVHVLAMRGEESAWFGPCYIGSKVLTGQLTETEANARHKGDGRTLAEHMAEIGLPTDRIANREPLIDCSRVEAYLELHIEQGPLLIGKNIPAAVVSGIRGNFRHRAINCIGEAGHSGAVPKAYRRDPVLAFADLMVRLDESWTTILNKGADLVLTSGMVSTDRETNALSRIPDRLTFSLDIRSQSPETLDEMRSLIATEMKQIEKDRKVRFELDEGMYSAPAICDPEVVDGLRSAMDRAGLEPFVMPSGGGHDAAVFSAAGVPAGMVFVRNRNGSHNPDEAMDVSDFLRACDIFSAYLEEQA
- a CDS encoding dihydroorotate dehydrogenase electron transfer subunit; the encoded protein is MLKTPHATAGRDAPSAFDLDLRVKSNTAVNGEYRMMVLDAPTHLLNRCQAGQFFNILCPQAGGESPYLRRPMSIYGFYPEKNELHFLYKVGGAGTRALATLGDDDRLTVFGPLGTPFTIDEDWMDLVLVARGVGLATLAPLALEAKRLGRRLTAICSARHPDYLMSIDLFEGLGAKVIALTDADGSSTPENLEIVLEKLIAEGRADAFYTCGSNRILRLLQKLGEIHGIPGQVALEQQMACGIGMCQCCVRKFNRDDKVVNLRVCREGPVFDMAEAIAW